From one Cyprinus carpio isolate SPL01 chromosome B3, ASM1834038v1, whole genome shotgun sequence genomic stretch:
- the LOC109060618 gene encoding uncharacterized protein LOC109060618, translating into MTENRQPAPVGALETDGGRKQKSFWKWAALHFPSRRTGTYDLAKAEEKYGIEAETHWRDSDAPAPEGLPAADEQQKHNVLDKSLSVHELCVQSRDTPITSENRRPNLSVGAVETDGGRKKAGKEEKKNSFWKWPALHFPSRRTGTYDLAKAEEKYGIEAETHWRDSDAPAPEGLPAAEEQQKHNVLDKSKINNYMRIRKCYYKLFCIESNLHVKLYFILTTIVCLLIGLSEHERCVQSRDPPITSENRRPNLSVGAV; encoded by the exons ATGACGGAGAACCGTCAACCGGCGCCTGTTGGTGCTCTTGAGACCGATGGAGGGAGAAAGCAGAAGAGCTTCTGGAAGTGGGCCGCTCTTCACTTTCCTTCCCGCAGAACGGGAACATATGATCTGGCCAAAGCTGAGGAGAAATACGGGATAGAGGCGGAAACACACTGGAGAGATAGCGATG CTCCAGCTCCTGAAGGCCTCCCTGCTGCTGACGAACAGCAGAAACACAATGTCCTGGACAAGA GCCTGAGTGTACATGAACTCTGTGTACAATCCAGAGACACCCCCATCACATCTGAGAACCGCCGTCCTAATCTGTCTGTTGGTGCTGTTGAGACTGATGGAGGGAGAAAGAAGGCAGGgaaagaggagaagaagaacAGCTTCTGGAAGTGGCCTGCTCTTCACTTTCCTTCCCGCAGAACGGGAACATATGATCTGGCCAAAGCTGAGGAGAAATACGGGATAGAGGCGGAAACACACTGGAGAGATAGCGATG CTCCAGCTCCTGAAGGCCTCCCTGCTGCTGAGGAACAGCAGAAACACAATGTCCTGGACAAGAGTAAGATTAATAACTATATGAGAATtaggaaatgttattataaattattttgtatagaatcaaatttacatgtaaaattgtatttcataCTTACCACAATTGTTTGTCTGTTAATAGGCCTGAGTGAACATGAACGCTGTGTACAATCCAGAGACCCCCCCATCACATCTGAGAACCGTCGTCCTAATCTGTCTGTTGGTGCTGTGTGA